Genomic segment of Arctopsyche grandis isolate Sample6627 chromosome 11, ASM5162203v2, whole genome shotgun sequence:
tttagcacttattttgtacatctttcgtccattcttctaaccacgTGGCCCGCTTCGCTCTATCCACCAtattcactacccttgtcatacttctcacacaCGTAtaccgcttcctgtctttcctcattatgctGTAGTGACTctatgacatggtcgagtttcagTCACCATTCTGTGAGTTGGGACCGATTTTGCCATGTTGGTTTTCCGCAGTTTCACTTCCTTCCCGCCCGTCAAATTAAACAGTCATGTGTACAAAATACCGCCGTTTCAGTCCATACACACCCCACATTACCaatcatacagcgttccatacttctttgaatctATTGGACTTTATGTAGGATCTtgcattcaatgtccaagtttcacatacatacatcatcactggcaaaacacactgatcgaagatctttttcttcgagcaaagtgacatttttgatttatgtttaaatgcactccatcctaatttcatacgtctcttgatttcttcttctttactaccagacatgtatattatttgtcctgaatataaataattattgactacttctactattttatcatctaattaaatgctatcaggcatccaagtactattgaacattaattattcatatataaatacttacatatatatgaataattaattataatgcaTAGAATTAACAAAATACTGAATTTTATCCATAGATTTATTtgcttttattatgatttttttttatttatagggGAAATACAAGTTGTTGATctatatatgcatttatttactaCTAACTAAAACAATGCACTTACACTAATTGACGGCAAAATGATATATTGAAAACAGTAAATAGTGAACAATAGCACTATAAACAACGTCACAggggttttatttaattttaaaatcaaattggtCAACAATTGGCATTTCCCTTCTACTTTTGCACTTGTTTAGTAATTCTATAGCATATACTTGCACTCGCAATTTCGCATAAGTGAAAATCATTTGAtgaatacattaaattatttttattctgaatatttatatgcatatattaaattataacacaaatatactgaataaatacaatggttcggtgattattccgcaaaaagcgatctcgatcacggaacatctgacaccctaaaactccatcaatcgaaagcaacCCACGCTAAATATTGTACCGACGAGATTTTAGTATACTTTTACCATGAATAACATACTACAAAATTCATTGATGTATAAACTATTTTTCGCCAATGGCAACATTGATCGAAATGTCATTTTAGTACGATAACAGACAACAAACGTCAAGTCACTTGCTTTGTTGTGATAGAAAGGAAATTTTATTAGTGCCGCGTTGAATAGAAAATTTTCACGATCAAATATAGAAATTGACATAAATCATGGCTGCTCATCCTAGTGAAACCCGTCGTCTGATCCCCTATATTCCTCGTGAATATAATACATTCGCTGTTCGTAATATGTGCCAAACGACAGCTTGTTTTACCTGCTtactatgaaaaattataatagtttaattttatgtatgtttcaGGACGCCAGCGAGAGTATGGAGAACCCACCGACCACCATGTCACAAGCCCAGCTTGTCAACGGTCCACATCCGGGGCGAAAGTTACCACAATATCTAGCAGCTATGGCCGGTAtgacaataaaatttttattattattggatACCCAGAAGTATCACCATAACATTTTTCCAACAAAAACTTTTTTCTCATTTGCTCAATGCTGTCGTCGTAGTCATTGATGTCATCAGCAATCCGGTGAAAGATCACTCCTCCCAGTCTTGTGCCAAGTTGAAAGCAGAGCTTAGGGACAATCCTATCAGTTGTTAAATTCGATCTGATTTATGAGAAACCATCCTCTCGCTTGCCTTCCTTTTAGTGTTCCGGTGACTATCAGCTTCTCTACACTCTTCCTGGCAATAaggccaaagtaggaaagaatcctTTTTCTACATGTTGTGGAGTCTTTCTGAAACTGCAAGCTCTTTGAGGTTGGAGATGTTCGTGCGTCTTGCTGGCAGCCACTTTTGAAGATAGACGGTATGTTCAGGCCGTCATGTAGGCGGTACACAAGTCGAGCATCCAAATCCAAATATGATGCTCTCGGCTGACCATCTCTCTGCAGTGATATTTCTTGAGACTTCTTagtatctttttaatttatttgatggcATAAAGCCAATGGACATAAACATTTCAGAAATATAAAGACGATGATTTTGTTTCATTCCTTAAGAATGTGTATATAAAGTGGCCAGATATGGTTACATGTCCAATCCGGGACACTTTTCAACGCCAGACACAACTGAAATCTGGGACGACTGATCACTGCATATATTCTACGTTCATTATATGAGTCTTGTCGATTCAACTTGATTCTAGAACTAGAATCTACTCAACTAGTCCTATCGTACAAACTGCCTCGGTGACACATTCGGTGGGATTTTGAATCTTAACGATATCAACACACTTCTTCTTCTGTCTTATTTGCTGAATATCGAGTGTAGTAGTCATTTTTATCATCTGGAATGCGATGGACGATTCGTCTTTACTCCTAGTCTTGTGCCAAGTTGTAAGCAGCGTTTAGAGACGATCTCTtcagttctttaatttgatcTGACCATTTGTAGGAAACCGTCCTCTCACTCGCTTTCCCTCTAGTGTTTCCGTGACTACTAGCTTCTCTAGACTCTTCACATTCTTCCGGGCATTGTAGTCAATGTAGGAAATAATCTTTTTCCTACGTGTTGTGGAGAGCTTTTCTAAAACTACAAGCTCTTTGGGGATGGAAATGTCCATCTTGCGGTCCATGGAATGCGCAGCACCCGTCTGCAACATCACATTTCGAAGGCATCTTATGTCCCTTTCTCTGTTTTTAAGCgtccatgtctcgactccatacaaaGTAATGGGAATGCAGACCCAGCCTGAGGGTATATGGCACCCCTAGGCAAATTGGTTTCAGGTTTCCATACTGTATTCCCTGTATATGCTTGAAGAGATCTGGAGAGAGTATGCATCCCTGTCGGACGattattaggcttgaaatgtTTCCAAAAAAAACTCATccattgtaatatatgtatttctattgAATTAGATTAAAAGTTATatgcatatgtgttttttttattattttttaaatcgttcGATCGAATTCTCATTCTCATTAGTCTATAATCATTATCGGTGTTAAGAAATGGCTGTAATCATATCACCCATTGAGACTCAATCTTACATTTAATAATTCATAAACACAACCTGCTACTGAATGTATCGCACAttgcaattttataaaattatcatatttccCCGTTATTATTTCAGCAACATTGGGAGCGTTAGCCGCTGGAGCAATGTTGGGATGGTCGTCACCAGCCGAACCAAGACTGACCAACGGTGAATACGGTTTTCCAGTCTCGAAAGACCAGAACGCTTGGATTGGCTCGTTGACGACACTCGGAGCTGCGTGCGTGTGTATTCCAATCGGCATCCTTATGGATAAAATCGGCAGGAAGCTCGCTATGTTGTTACTAGTACTTCCATTCACCCTAGGTTGGTTGCTGATCATCCTGGCGACAAACGTGGACATGCTTTACGCCGGCAGGTTCTTCATTGGTGTAGCCGGAGGCGCTTTCTGTGTCACAGCTCCGACGTACACTTCGGAGATAGCTCAAGATGACATAAGAGGAGCTTTGGGCAGCATGTTCCAACTCATGATTACAATCGGTATATTGTTCACGTACGTGGTTGGAAGCTACGTCGAAGTCTACATCATGAGTATACTCTGTCTGGCGATTCCGATCATATTTGGGATAGTGTTCTTTTTCATGCCGGAGACGCCGTACTTCCTCGTGAATTGCGGAAAGATTGAAGAGGCCAAGAAGTCTTTGATTTGGTTGAGGGGCGCCGAGTACGACTCCGACACCGAGTTGAGCCAAATCAAAGAAAAGGTCGAAGAGAGCCGAAACAATCCCGTCTCGTTCAAGCAAGCCTTCTCTAAACGCTCCGCCATCTTGGCTTTCGTCATCTGCATGTCTCTGATGTTGTTCCAACAGTTTTCGGGTATCAACGCCGTCATCTTCAACGTGACTACGATATTTAAAAGCGCCAGCGACGCCATCCCCGAGGACATCGCTACCATAATCATCGGAGTCGTGCAAGTCGTCGCCACCTTCCTGTCGACGCTCATCGTAGATAAATTGGGACGTCGGGTGCTTCTGTTGCTCTCGGCAATCGTCATGGCTATCTGCGACATTCTGCTCGGAGTTTTCTTCTATCTGAAGGAAACGAACGGAGCCGACGATGAAACGGTCCAGAGCATATCTTGGTTGCCGCTAGCGTCCCTAATCATCTTCATCGCTGCGTTCTCGCTGGGCTTCGGTCCCATTCCGTGGCTCGTCTCCGGCGAACTCTGCACTCCGAACATCAAAGCTTTCGTCAGCTCGACAGCAGGCACGTTCAATTGGCTGTTAGCCTTCGTCGTAACCAGGACATTCGTATCGATGCAGAGCGGCTTGGGAGAGGGCGGGGCTTTCTGGCTGTTTGCCGGATTCACGGTAGTCGGTGTCGTATTCGTATTCTTCGTCATACCGGAAACTAAAGGAAAGAGCATCgacgaaattcaaaatatactgaatcgcgaaaataaataaattttattatagacaAAATCCCATCGTACGAGGTTCATCATCGACGATTCATAAATgttgtaaatattcatttgtttttgtttttaaatttttatgtcgTTATTCAAAGTCATttcatgttaatttattttatctggTCGTTGAAACGTTGCGCTGGCGCGACGGTTCACTTTTGTAAACGGGACATTATGTCACAGTTGTTGCTTGCATTATATTTGCAAAAAGGATTCAACCCACATAGATAtatcatttcgattgaatttatttcaaatatcaaagcttTAGCTCGTGTGATTCATTTCTAGACTAACTACATACATTACAATAAGTAATGTGAGTAGTGTGAGTTGGCATTGaagttgtgaaaataatttttgatgaaTCATCAGTTTTGCTAATTTCTTTCACTACTCAGTCTAGAAATGAAATCTGCAGATAATAAAtcattgatatttaatataaaagttgaaaactatatattatctgcattttattgaaaaaaaatataaccaaaCTTTAccaaaaacatgataaaaaaaatactcgggTGGGTTGGATCTTTTAGGCAGAACTGTACCTATTTGTTTGCCGTAAAATCCAACAGGTTATCCAgtgatttaatattaatatattataaat
This window contains:
- the nebu gene encoding solute carrier family 2 member nebulosa isoform X1; protein product: MAAHPSETRRLIPYIPREYNTFADASESMENPPTTMSQAQLVNGPHPGRKLPQYLAAMAATLGALAAGAMLGWSSPAEPRLTNGEYGFPVSKDQNAWIGSLTTLGAACVCIPIGILMDKIGRKLAMLLLVLPFTLGWLLIILATNVDMLYAGRFFIGVAGGAFCVTAPTYTSEIAQDDIRGALGSMFQLMITIGILFTYVVGSYVEVYIMSILCLAIPIIFGIVFFFMPETPYFLVNCGKIEEAKKSLIWLRGAEYDSDTELSQIKEKVEESRNNPVSFKQAFSKRSAILAFVICMSLMLFQQFSGINAVIFNVTTIFKSASDAIPEDIATIIIGVVQVVATFLSTLIVDKLGRRVLLLLSAIVMAICDILLGVFFYLKETNGADDETVQSISWLPLASLIIFIAAFSLGFGPIPWLVSGELCTPNIKAFVSSTAGTFNWLLAFVVTRTFVSMQSGLGEGGAFWLFAGFTVVGVVFVFFVIPETKGKSIDEIQNILNRENK
- the nebu gene encoding solute carrier family 2 member nebulosa isoform X2, with translation MSGFKDASESMENPPTTMSQAQLVNGPHPGRKLPQYLAAMAATLGALAAGAMLGWSSPAEPRLTNGEYGFPVSKDQNAWIGSLTTLGAACVCIPIGILMDKIGRKLAMLLLVLPFTLGWLLIILATNVDMLYAGRFFIGVAGGAFCVTAPTYTSEIAQDDIRGALGSMFQLMITIGILFTYVVGSYVEVYIMSILCLAIPIIFGIVFFFMPETPYFLVNCGKIEEAKKSLIWLRGAEYDSDTELSQIKEKVEESRNNPVSFKQAFSKRSAILAFVICMSLMLFQQFSGINAVIFNVTTIFKSASDAIPEDIATIIIGVVQVVATFLSTLIVDKLGRRVLLLLSAIVMAICDILLGVFFYLKETNGADDETVQSISWLPLASLIIFIAAFSLGFGPIPWLVSGELCTPNIKAFVSSTAGTFNWLLAFVVTRTFVSMQSGLGEGGAFWLFAGFTVVGVVFVFFVIPETKGKSIDEIQNILNRENK